In Bradyrhizobium sp. CCBAU 051011, the following are encoded in one genomic region:
- a CDS encoding acyl-CoA dehydrogenase family protein codes for MNWHEAGIIVGRMAMNTQVYAQFGEAQERTADGRAAALYSSLIADLSQLNFADADDRRAFPPTLHSIFARHGLFGLTTPGEHGGLALPLQEAIDIISATASFDVSAASTLVIHNFLALPCIEAAPHIPEQKHIIWGATRGDLCAFALTEPGAGSAPRHIEASALMHEDRVRISGRKIWIGLADWARWIVCFARASGPDAKGRLVGVLVDRQAPGLKVTHEHRTLGLRGIIQNTLEFQDVEVPRAYVLSRDQDGWGAAASSMNRGRIGVAAMGLGSLERAIQVAASYASHRRLGKLRMIENSYIEQLFGQMVLRREVVKAMLVASCRLVSAQGAPNVHLASATKVLSSEWCGLVADQCVQLLGGRGYDEGTPLAKIYRDARILRIFEGPTEALLSHLGRCLLSKATRDEIADLFRSVGAASVHAAAIEELSALNETDGAALIYAGWLTTLGLAQAVMSAGCFSASDCAAAAADLVSSELATLRARAPARQSFEGRNRASRTLTTFLQDAACSIRSPVLTDDYLKLVQYV; via the coding sequence ATGAATTGGCACGAAGCCGGGATCATTGTGGGCCGTATGGCTATGAACACTCAGGTTTACGCTCAATTCGGGGAGGCGCAGGAACGCACAGCTGATGGCCGTGCAGCTGCACTATACTCCAGTTTGATCGCTGACCTCAGTCAGCTGAATTTCGCAGACGCGGATGACCGCCGAGCCTTCCCTCCGACCCTACACAGCATATTCGCAAGGCATGGACTGTTCGGGCTCACCACACCAGGAGAGCACGGCGGATTAGCTCTTCCCTTGCAAGAGGCCATCGACATCATCTCCGCCACTGCATCCTTCGATGTCTCCGCTGCCTCTACCCTGGTCATCCATAACTTCCTGGCCTTGCCCTGCATCGAAGCGGCACCGCACATCCCCGAACAAAAGCATATCATTTGGGGTGCCACACGCGGCGATCTCTGCGCTTTCGCTTTGACGGAGCCTGGAGCTGGCTCTGCCCCGAGGCATATAGAGGCTTCGGCTCTCATGCACGAAGACAGAGTTCGTATCTCTGGCCGCAAGATTTGGATCGGCCTCGCTGACTGGGCTCGCTGGATCGTTTGCTTTGCGCGCGCGTCTGGTCCCGATGCGAAAGGTCGGCTCGTTGGTGTACTCGTTGACAGGCAGGCTCCAGGCCTGAAGGTCACGCACGAGCATCGCACGCTCGGTCTACGTGGCATTATTCAGAATACTCTGGAGTTTCAGGATGTCGAGGTGCCGCGTGCTTACGTGCTCTCTCGCGATCAAGACGGCTGGGGCGCGGCGGCATCTAGTATGAACCGCGGCCGTATCGGTGTGGCTGCTATGGGTCTTGGATCGCTTGAGCGCGCTATCCAGGTCGCAGCCTCTTATGCAAGCCATCGTCGACTCGGTAAACTGCGCATGATCGAGAACAGCTACATCGAGCAGTTATTTGGGCAGATGGTGCTGCGGCGGGAGGTAGTGAAGGCGATGCTGGTCGCATCCTGCCGACTTGTTTCAGCGCAGGGCGCGCCCAACGTCCACCTTGCGTCGGCAACGAAGGTTTTGTCCTCGGAATGGTGCGGCCTTGTCGCTGATCAATGCGTCCAGCTGTTAGGTGGCCGTGGTTACGATGAGGGAACGCCTTTAGCCAAAATCTATCGAGACGCTCGCATCCTCCGCATCTTCGAAGGTCCGACTGAGGCGCTCCTATCACATCTCGGCCGCTGCCTCCTCTCTAAAGCCACGCGTGACGAGATAGCCGATCTCTTTCGGTCAGTTGGTGCGGCATCAGTCCATGCTGCTGCAATTGAGGAACTCTCTGCGCTCAATGAGACAGACGGTGCCGCGCTGATCTATGCGGGTTGGCTCACCACACTGGGACTGGCACAGGCGGTCATGTCTGCTGGTTGCTTCTCTGCCTCAGATTGCGCCGCAGCAGCGGCTGACCTGGTCAGTTCCGAATTAGCAACTCTCCGTGCTCGCGCGCCGGCACGGCAATCTTTCGAAGGCCGCAATCGGGCCAGTCGGACTCTGACCACCTTCCTTCAAGACGCGGCTTGTTCCATTCGCTCACCTGTCCTCACAGACGATTACCTCAAATTGGTGCAGTATGTCTGA
- a CDS encoding H-NS family nucleoid-associated regulatory protein has product MTVDELWTLHVEVSQILQQKIQQEKLRIDERLRQLASPSRSCPPVKYRNPDQPSETWTGRGKQPRWLVAQLKLGKRIDDFRVSRRARDEVSDRPAQSSR; this is encoded by the coding sequence ATGACTGTTGACGAGCTCTGGACGTTGCACGTTGAGGTCTCTCAAATCTTGCAGCAAAAGATCCAGCAGGAAAAGCTGCGTATAGACGAGCGCCTGAGGCAGTTGGCGTCACCGAGTCGGTCATGCCCGCCGGTAAAATACCGGAATCCCGATCAGCCATCAGAGACCTGGACAGGTCGAGGCAAGCAACCGCGGTGGTTGGTCGCGCAGTTGAAGCTCGGAAAGCGTATCGACGACTTCAGAGTCAGCCGCAGAGCAAGGGACGAGGTCAGTGACCGCCCGGCGCAATCCAGCAGGTAG